In one Steroidobacteraceae bacterium genomic region, the following are encoded:
- the purN gene encoding phosphoribosylglycinamide formyltransferase gives MSASSSCRLAVLISGRGSNMLAIAHGCQSGDIAARVVLVIADRDATGIAAARAQGLATAILRPEPHQSREEFDRRLARAIDEHAPDYLVLAGFMRILSSQFVEHYRHRLLNIHPSLLPALPGLHTHRRALSERLAHHGASVHLVTAELDAGPVLRQGRLVVSKNDTEQSLSARVQAIEHIIYPRVLAQLASGRLQISGDRPTLDGKVLTSPPLEEF, from the coding sequence ATGAGCGCGAGCAGTAGCTGCCGCCTGGCCGTGCTGATTTCGGGCCGCGGCAGCAACATGCTCGCGATCGCACATGGCTGCCAGAGCGGCGATATTGCGGCGCGGGTCGTGCTGGTCATTGCAGATCGGGATGCGACCGGCATCGCAGCCGCCCGAGCGCAGGGTCTTGCCACGGCGATACTGCGGCCCGAGCCTCACCAGAGCCGCGAGGAATTCGACCGTCGCCTCGCGCGGGCAATCGACGAACATGCGCCGGATTATCTTGTGCTCGCGGGTTTCATGCGCATACTGTCAAGCCAATTCGTCGAGCATTACAGGCATCGTCTGCTCAACATCCACCCTTCGCTGCTGCCGGCACTGCCTGGACTGCATACGCACCGGCGTGCACTGTCCGAGCGCCTCGCGCATCACGGCGCCAGCGTCCACCTCGTAACGGCGGAACTCGATGCCGGACCGGTATTGCGCCAGGGACGTCTCGTCGTATCGAAGAATGACACCGAGCAAAGCCTTTCAGCGCGTGTTCAGGCTATTGAGCACATTATTTACCCACGAGTGCTGGCGCAGCTTGCGAGCGGGCGATTGCAGATTTCGGGCGATCGACCCACACTCGATGGCAAGGTGCTGACCTCGCCGCCTTTAGAGGAGTTCTAG